In Solidesulfovibrio carbinoliphilus subsp. oakridgensis, the sequence ACATGGCCCTGGACCTCGCCACCGGCCAGGCCCGCTACTGCAACGCCGGCCATCCGCCGCCCTGGCGCGTCACCCCGGCCGGGGACATCCTGGCCCTGCCGGTCCGGGGCACCATCGTCGGGCTCGGCGGCTTCCAGCCGTACCGGGTCGGGGAGGTGACGCTCGCTCCCGGCGACAAGCTGATCCTGGTCAGCGACGGCCTGGCCGACACCCTGGGGCCGGGCGGCCTCTTTTACGGCGAGGAGCGCACGCTCGCCATCCTCCGCGACAAGGCGGGGAGCCCCGTCGGCGAAGTGCTGGCCGCCATGCGGACCGAGGCCGCAGCCTTTTGCGGCCACACCCCGCCCCGGGACGACGTGAGCCTTCTGGGCGTGGAATTCATGCGCCAAAAGGCCTGATCCGGCCGCCGTGCCAAGCGGCGGGGCCGCCCCTGGCCCGGCTTTTCCCCAACCGTCTACCCCACCACACCACCATGACCTTTACCGTTTACCATGCCGCGCCGGGCCTTTTGTCCGAACTGGTCGCCGAACTGGGCCCGGCCGTCACCGCCGTGCGCGATCCCCTGGTCGTGGCCGAAGGCCCGGCCCGGCCCGCCGCCTTTGCCGCCAACGTCTGGACCGAACCCGCATACATTCCCATGGAGTCCATCGGCGACGCGGCCAAAAAGCTCAAGGCCATCCAGCGCAACTGGGCCGTGGTCCCGGCCGGACACTTCCGCCGGGCCGCCCTGGTCCAGGAAAAGCTGCCCAAGGTCACGGCCCGGCCGCTCGTTTTCGGCCAGCCGCTGCCGACCGCGCCGCTTGGGGCCTTCACGCTCTGGGAGGAAAACCTGCTCCTGGCCTCCCCCGCGACCACGGAACCCGTGCCCGGCGGGGAACACCGCTTCGCCGAGGACAAGGTCGGGCCGCCGAGCCGGGCCTACCTCAAGCTGTGGGAGCTATTCACGCGGCTGGGGACCCACCCCGGCCCGGGGGACCTGTGCCTGGACATGGGCGGAAGCCCGGGGGGCTGGGCGTTCGTGCTGGCGAGCCTCGGGGCCCGGGTCTTTTGCATCGACAAGGCCGGGCTGGCGGACAACGTGGACAAGAATCCGCTGGTGTCCTTTTGCCCGGGCAGCGCCTTCGGCCTCGATCCCCGGCACGCCGGGGCCGTGGACTGGCTTTTTTCCGACGTCATCTGCTACCCGGACCGGCTCTATGACTGGCTCGGCCGGTGGCTCGAACTCGGGGAGTGCCGCCGCTTCGTGCTGACGGTCAAGCTGCAGGGCCAGACCGACCCGGCCCTTCTCGACCGGTTCCGGGCCATTCCCGGCAGCCGGCTCCTGCACCTCTCCCACAACAAGCACGAGCTGACCTTCGTGCGCCTCTGAGGACGCGGCCCTATGCCTCGCGGGCCGGCAGCCGGGCCAGGGCCCGGGCCAACTCGTCCTCGTCCAGGGGCTTGGCCAGCCAGTGGTCCATGCCGGCGGCGGCGAAGGCCGCCCGGTCGCCGGAAAGAGGCAGCGCGGTCATGGCGATGACGGGAATGCGTCCCACCGGCTCGGGCAGGGCCCGGATGCGCCGGGTGGCGGTCAGCCCGTCCATGCCGTCCATGCAGATGTCCATGAGCACGGCGTCGAAGGGCTGGCGCCGGAGCAGCTCCAG encodes:
- a CDS encoding SAM-dependent methyltransferase yields the protein MTFTVYHAAPGLLSELVAELGPAVTAVRDPLVVAEGPARPAAFAANVWTEPAYIPMESIGDAAKKLKAIQRNWAVVPAGHFRRAALVQEKLPKVTARPLVFGQPLPTAPLGAFTLWEENLLLASPATTEPVPGGEHRFAEDKVGPPSRAYLKLWELFTRLGTHPGPGDLCLDMGGSPGGWAFVLASLGARVFCIDKAGLADNVDKNPLVSFCPGSAFGLDPRHAGAVDWLFSDVICYPDRLYDWLGRWLELGECRRFVLTVKLQGQTDPALLDRFRAIPGSRLLHLSHNKHELTFVRL